AAAACCTTAAATTAcctttgagtttttgttttatgtagGGTTACATGGTTGGAAATGGTGTCACGGACGAAAGATTTGATGGCAATGCTCTCATCCCATTTGTGCATGGGATGGGCCTCATATCAGACAGTATCTACGAGGTGctgaataaatattaatttctcGTAGgacttaatttatttactatctaatttcttttatacaaGGTGTACCCCACTTTCCAAGTTAATATCACAAGAATTATGCAGCATTATGGTTTTGCATAATaagtatatataattattatatacacTTTGGCCATCACGTTTTGATGTTTTCCTTTGATGTTATGTCCTGTTATAGAGTTTTGCATGTTCATGATGTTATTATCAGCCAAAAGTCCGTAACACTTCATCATGCACCCAAAAACTCTTGCAGCAATTATATGAAAACTAGAAAATGACTGATTTGTCTTCACTGCTTATCTCATGCTTTCAGAAAAATTCCTTAGATCACTGTCTGAGAAGTAAGATTTTAGGCATAATCACACGACATTTATGTACACAAGAAAATCTCAGACATCACGAAAATTATAAGATGCTAGGTTATCAATAATTAGCAAAATAAATACCCTCTCTTAGATGAGGGGACACATTCAAAGTGAAGTCACTGAAAAAAGCCTTAAATAGAGACTCTTATCTTATATGAACAACAGTAGAATTTTAACAACACAaacatacttattttattactttcatTATGGAATTCAATTATGTGCAGGATTTACAAGCTACATGCAAAGGAAACTACTACGATGCTTACTCTTTGGACGAAAATGATCCGTGTTATAAGAGCATTGTAAAAGTTGATAGGGTGAGACATTCATAAAGAAAGAGCATCcatggttttctttttttcttcagcTCATTATGAACCATAACAACTAATTAAGATTACTGTCCAGTACAAGATCATGAGTgctatatgtatatattaatgttCTCAGGCCATTGATGGGCTTAACGTGTACAATATACTCGAGCCATGCTACCACTTCCCTGACACAACCAAAGAAAATGGAAGCTTACCAACAAGTTTCAAGCAATTAGGAGTTACTGAGAAGCCTCTCCCAGTGAGGAAGAGAATGTTTGGAAGAGCATGGCCTTTTCGAGCACCAGTCAAACCTGGTCTTGTCACATTATGGCCTGAATTGGCTGAAAAGACTCAAACGAGGCATGTCGCTTGTGTTGTAAGTTTTCAATCATGTCTCACAAATCATTTTGTATTCACAGATTAAAAATTTATGCTGCTAATAATGTTCTTTCAtggattaaaaatttaaatacacgGTGTCGTAGAGATTGGTCCCAAACAATCTAGTAGTTTCTTGAAAACAAAGACAATGACATGAGATATGAGCCAAAAGAATTAACATAACATAACTTTTTATCCAAAATCTTAAAGAAATCGTGAGTTAATggtctttcatttttatatatatactctacttttttttttctgttcaatgtaAAACTTAGACTCACGTTATATACATACTATATACATACGTAACATGTTATAGCTTAGATAAAATGATGAAATGAATTGTTCTTTTATCTGGCAAAGAGCAGAATGATGAAGTAGCAAGCTCATGGCTGAACAACGATGCTGTCAGAAAAGCCATTCATGCTGGATCGGTAGGCAATCATTTTAATTAGCATCTATTAACTATGTTTATTTAACAGTTATTAAAGTATAATCACGAATGAGGATTAATTAATAGATTAGTTTTGATACACATGAACAGGAAAGTGTGGCAGGTGCATGGGAGTTATGTACAGATAGGATAGAGTACGATCACAATGCTGGAAGCATGATTCCCTACCACAAGAACCTAACCAAGATGGGCTACAAGGCACTTATTTTCAGGTATCATCTTCAATTTCACTATAATTTCTAGTTGGAACTTggttaattattaattacttCTGTGAAATTCTTAATCAGTTAATTAACCTCCTCCATTGTttcatgtatgtatgtatgatCATGGTTCATGGCAGTGGTGACCATGATATGTGTGTACCATTTACTGGAAGTGAGGCTTGGACTCGATCTCTGGGATATAAGATCGTGGATGAATGGAGGCCATGGAACTCAAACGACCAAGTTGCTGGGTATGcatttattaacataattaacaaaattgttcaattaattaacATAAACTATGTTCAATTATTTGAAATGGAATTACACAGGTACTTGCAAGAATACGAGAACAATCTCACATTCCTAACAATCAAGGTAAGTCAACtgatattgttttatttctttagatGTAATTCTGAATTGAAATTACTTTTGATAAGTTTAAACTTGCAGAAACAGTTAAATGAAAACTGTTACTGGTATTACTATAGAAAGTCTCTTAGACATGGGTTTGGTGCAGGGAGCTGGGCACACCGTGCCGGAATATAAGCCACGGGAAGCGTTGGAATTCTTCAGTCATTGGTTGGAAGGAAAGACAATATAAGTAAATGCATGCATTGATCTTATGTGGGGGTAAAAATAAGCACACTGTGTTAATTCTAGTTTTACCTAAGTTTGTGATTAATATATACATCACTTACATTACATGTGCAATGGATTAGGgttattaagaaaatatgtaatggattaattattattgaagCGTACTTTGTTTCATACATCAATCCTTTCGAAGAGAGGATATTGATGCAACAAATTTGTAATCTCATaaacttttctctttttgtAAGTCTCATTCTATACCACCTTTCTTTATTTGCTTCTGAATTTAGGTTATGtttgtaaattattttcaacttaTAAAGTCTTCACTATAAAATAAGGACTATTTCTTCATGTacttttacacttttttttctatactcCACGTCTTTCTAAAATTTCAAAGTAATTCAAAAAATCTTTCATCCCATTTTGTACGTGCTTCAACTCTAAATCtgttaaaaaaatttccaaATCTAACGAATTTAGAAATctattgaaatttttgaaaaatcattttataaatttcaaaatctattaaaaaaaaattgtaatcccaaagttatttttaaaatatggaggtacagtaaaaaaaaatgtgtgaaagtataaagaaaaacaatctAAAATAAGTGTGTCATCTTAAGTTCATGGATGTAACATCGTTTTTGAGTTTGTGTCCCGTcatagttttattttgaaaaattatttttaagataaaaaaaaagaaaaaaaaagtatttaaactaCTTTAAACTTTCACTCTTTAAACTTTCACTCTTACACTATGTACCACTATTGAGTATAATAAAATCACTTGaaacaacttttaattaaaatctaattaaaataacatgttcaatggttaaagttatttttaatttcaactgatatttcaaaattattatattggTCCCTATTCTtgttgagagagaagaaaaccaatacaaaataaaattttgtctaCTCTTTTCTTTTCGTGATCATTGGTATTTAATACATTTGAGATATAAATTAATCCATTGTCTAGCACCTTCTCTGCTCAGTCATAAAATCCATTGTTTAGCAATGTCAACAACTTGTTGGTGAAAGATATTAATATGgcattaataatgcaaatatttaGCACTTCAAACTTTTCAATGTTAAATggtgattttaaaaaattatagaataaattcaagatcttttatcaattattattatatattaaatttatataaacattCATTCTAATTAATCTTACATAATTAATGTGTTAAATTTATTCATAAGAATTTtcttatgtttatatatatggtTAATTAGGAGGAAATATCATATTAGATTTCTTAATTTATGTACATatattaaagattaaaagatGAAAGATGAATTGATAATCTTGTCCTAAAGTTATAAAATGGGTCTAAATTTGTAGGACTTCAACTcttatcataatatattataagcATGTCATTCAAGGTAAAAGATTACgataagttttgaaaaaagaaaaagtttctCTATTTAAATTCGACgaatgttatttatattataaaaaggaTGTAAGATTCTTAAACACCAACATTATTAtactaaattttcttttaaaaccttttaaattttgaatttggtCATTTCATCACATGTATAATTGCAGCTTATAAGATTAGTTTCTTATAATGATtgtttgattcttatttttcttagtATAATgagtaaatttttattattatgtgttgttcagattaaatatgttttttaagaaaattatagtAAAAGTGTTTTAACCCGACTCATATTTTTCAGTTATTTGTCTTTgctgttaaaaattaatttagcaCATTTAAAGTGAAAACCATGTTTGATTGTGAGCCTAAATAAAAGGAACTCATAAAATTTTTTATGATGGACTGAAATACTTATAggttttatttactttttccctaaccaaaattaaagttttatatcaATAATTTGTATGGTAAAAATTTACactaaaattacatataaatttcgacaataaaaaaatgaaagtatgaaatttttatcaaacaacaTTATCTTGCATCTCTATATGattagtttgatttttattttagtataaatttaataaaatgaaatgatgTCATTTTTTTGGAAGATAATTACGGTTGTACAAATTCGTTTTTATCACTATTCAAATTCATAGTATTGTAATTGAGAttgcaaaacaaaataattacaaattcaataattagaaaagtataaaaatgttagatattaaataaagaaaaacatattaaaaaccTAAttgaaaatacataaatttataattcatttaaaatttaactaaatctTATTCAAAgagagaaacataaaaaaaattatatatataagtgagaaTGAAAACAAGTAATCATAACCTTTGAATCAAATCATCAAATATTAGTCTCATCTAGATCATAGAAGTTAATATTCATGACATATATCAACAacttaaaaccaaaaaatagGAACAGTAGTACAAAAAGATAATTGACTAAAAGGTTACAACATTATGCATTAAAAAAAGTAGCTTTTCAATATATATCTACTAACAATCCTTAAACCCTAATTGGCCAGTTGATATTTGCCAGTGACATCAACATCATCCAAATAATCTGATAggaaagattatatatattacatgaaTCTAATCTACATAAAATTGATAtcatttttatagattttttttatagtgcttaattttgttatttttatctaatataaaacttatacttaaacttaaattattcttaacataatttacaaatttagttcatgaatgaatatatatGAAACTAAGAATCAGAAATGAGATTCTGACTTTTTTAGCTGGAAGATGTGCAGTTGTGAATCTTATCCTTGAAATTTATGaaactaaatttgaaaagataaaCTCATGATCTGATAAACTAGATCAGAGGAGCAGAAGAAAAGGCCTTCAATCTAAGTATGAataattgaatgaaaattaaatgagAGACAATTTTGCAGTGAAATCGATCGGTGTGAACAGATTGGTGTCAGCAGCTTCACACACAACACTCCTAATAATAGCAAACACGAGTTACTCCTGTCCACACCACACCACATTAATTTCCATCATTTATGAACCTTATCCAATTTCTTTCTCAATCACTCACCAACTACTTCAACAATAATTAACCAATATATTTAACACTCACTCATGAACCATGCTACTTCCACCACGTCACTCACTAATTTCAACCATACCAGTGTTCTTGTATAATCATATTAGACCCACTTGTCTAATTCTCCAAAAGATTTCATCTTTAGTTTACCAGAATCATGAAATTGATTTTCATTGAACTATTTCAAAAACTGATAAAATTAGAAAGCatggatgaaagaaaaagaacagtGTTATTGTAATAACATATCTTAAAAAAGACTGCATAATGCAGAAAGTAAGCAGATAAGGCCTttgatagaaaaaatatatggtAAGAAGAGtttgattttacaaaattttcaagcacaGGAGAGGAAGGGCAGATTTCCAGACACACTAAAACAGCCCGGCCATCTTCTCTAGTCCAAACATATGATTCAGAAGAAACAAAAGAACACCAATTGGTGAAGGGAACATGAATACTTcaacacaaaagaaaattgagcaaaagaacaaaaaaggaaaagggTGTGTATGTATCTATATCATGATGATGGAAaacagaacaaaaacaaaataaaataaaggaataTAAAGTAAAAGACCATCTCAACTCAACTGAaccattttctttcaattttgttttctcatCCCCTTGTCTTCTTTGTCAGGTTCAAACCTTGGCAGGTTTAGCAATGTGTTCACACGAGACACTCCTTCAAGAGCAGACCATTCTATTTCTGACTCAGGATCTATTTCCTCTTCCCTACACTCTTTCTCCTCCTCATTCTTGTTGCTGTCATCGCCTTCATCGTTCTCCCTGCATGTTCCTGACCTTCCCAGCCCGGTCGGGGCCGAAACGTCTCCCCTGTCGCCATTGTGGACTTGGACGGTCGAACCAGGTTGCTCCTTGGACTTGGCAATGGAAGCACTGCATACTTTGTGTGAGGCAGAGTCCAAAAAGAGGCAAACCACAGCACAGTCATCCACTTTGGAGGTTGGATACTTGTACCTCCATGCGCGAACTGCTGACTCGACCAGGGCTCGAGCAGCTGAGGCACGCCTTGATGTGGCCGCCACTATGTCCACCACTTCTTTGTTTGAGAGAACATCCCAAATCTGCCATCAACAAACAACAAGCTTCAGATGAATGTGAAAAGGTCAAGTAAAGTATAAATCTTTATTGGCAATGCCAGTTAGGTCGTCTACCCCATCTGTTGCTAAGACAATGAACTCGTCTTTTTCGGTGAGTCTTCTGTATGACATCTCTGGAACAGATATCAGGCCAAAATCTTTAAGACAAAAATCACCAAATGCCCTGGCCATGGCAAGGCCTGGCGAGTCATTGTTCGGCAACCAGACACGAGCTACTTCGGGTTCATCCTGAAGAGCAAAAACACGGCCTTTACATTTGCGAATTCTCTCTTCTTCGGCTgtaagtgagaaaaataaactgGGTCAGACATATGAACAATGTGTATATATGACACAGCATAAAAATAGCATTCGAGAGCTGTCGACTTAAAACAAAGTGATCAACAGGCTAAAGCAATATCTACTTAAACATTAAAACCAAGAATGAGTTGCTTCTGCAGAAGTTGAATTTGAGATGAGCCATGACAacaacaaatgtaaaattttgtcCATTTACATGGCCAAACAGGTGTTAGTGTCTCTACCAGTGCAGGCGTCCCTTTTATGGCTCATTTCAA
This sequence is a window from Vigna angularis cultivar LongXiaoDou No.4 chromosome 2, ASM1680809v1, whole genome shotgun sequence. Protein-coding genes within it:
- the LOC108329413 gene encoding serine carboxypeptidase-like 20, which encodes MVMENQNLLPLFIILFLAHWIHLQAAPPHSLVTQLPGFSSSFPSNHYSGYISIDGDYESGKNLFYYLVSSERSAEKDPVVLWLNGGPGCSSFDGFVYEHGPFNFEAANSKENLPTLHINPYSWSKVSNIIYLDSPAGVGLSYSKNTSKYATGDLQTASDTHLFLLKWFQQFPEFQANPFYIAGESYAGVYVPTLAFEVAKGIQSGTKPVINFKGYMVGNGVTDERFDGNALIPFVHGMGLISDSIYEDLQATCKGNYYDAYSLDENDPCYKSIVKVDRAIDGLNVYNILEPCYHFPDTTKENGSLPTSFKQLGVTEKPLPVRKRMFGRAWPFRAPVKPGLVTLWPELAEKTQTRHVACVNDEVASSWLNNDAVRKAIHAGSESVAGAWELCTDRIEYDHNAGSMIPYHKNLTKMGYKALIFSGDHDMCVPFTGSEAWTRSLGYKIVDEWRPWNSNDQVAGYLQEYENNLTFLTIKGAGHTVPEYKPREALEFFSHWLEGKTI